GGAGGCGTTGAGCAGGAACCCGGAACTGCTCGTGTCCGAGTCCAAGGTCTCCGCATCGGGCTACAGGATACCCCAGGCAAAGAGCCTTCCCGATCCCATGGTCATGTTCGGTTACCAGAATGAGGGGTTTCGTCAGCTCACCATAGGCGAAGAGGCCAACGCGATGGGTATGCTCTCACTGTCCCAGATGTTCCCCTTTTTCGGAAAGCTGGATCTGAAAGGACAGATGGCCGCCAAGGATGCGGAAAGCCTGAAATCCATGCACAGGGCGGCGCAGCTCAAGACGGTGGCAACGGTCAAACAGCTCTACTATGAACTTTTCGTCGCCTATAAGAA
This portion of the Syntrophorhabdus sp. genome encodes:
- a CDS encoding TolC family protein, giving the protein MPGDAGSSPLLAADAPTLDLDELVREALSRNPELLVSESKVSASGYRIPQAKSLPDPMVMFGYQNEGFRQLTIGEEANAMGMLSLSQMFPFFGKLDLKGQMAAKDAESLKSMHRAAQLKTVATVKQLYYELFVAYK